The following coding sequences lie in one Musa acuminata AAA Group cultivar baxijiao chromosome BXJ1-8, Cavendish_Baxijiao_AAA, whole genome shotgun sequence genomic window:
- the LOC135587660 gene encoding mitochondrial import inner membrane translocase subunit TIM14-1-like, which translates to MVLPLLAGLAVAAAALAGRYGVQAWQAYKARPVVPRMRKFYEGGFQPTMTRREAALILGVRENAPPDKIKEAHKKVMVANHPDAGGSHYLASKINEAKDVLLGKTKGGGSAF; encoded by the exons GTTTTACCTTTACTAGCAGGATTAGcagttgctgctgctgctcttgcTGGTAGATATGGTGTCCAAGCTTGGCAGGCATACAAGGCTCGGCCGGTAGTTCCTCGTATGCGTAAGTTCTATGAAGGGGGCTTCCAGCCTACTATGACGAGAAGGGAAGCTGCCCTTATTCTTGGTGTCAG GGAAAATGCCCCTCCAGACAAAATAAAAGAAGCACACAAAAAGGTTATGGTTGCTAACCATCCAGATGCAGGAGGAAGTCATTACCTTGCTTCCAAGATTAACGAGGCAAAAGATGTCCTGCTTGGAAAGACCAAAGGTGGTGGATCTGCATTTTGA